From a single Bacteroidota bacterium genomic region:
- a CDS encoding DUF6029 family protein: MNKYLLTTISLLFCISLSFAQETDDKKDKGEFSGNFQNTNQFYVRDSTIGATTTQYQRQLSSSDAWLFLSYKYKGFKFNVRYDVFNNSPLFDPQQAFTQSGIGMWNISKDIDKFNVTVGYFYDQFGTGMVFRAFEDRNLGLDFAINGARVIWTPSTNTTIKAFTGLQKFRFDIRPEVIKGINAEHRIEFTENFNIEPGASIVNRTIDPNTMNSITGAINSYKLEDRFVPTYNVFLGNVYTTLNYKDFSWYVEYCQKSKEAFNNQKTGLMELRDGRVYYTSMSYSTKGLGINAQYKRIESFSFRTSPLENLNLGMIAYLPSLTRQNTYRLLARYNAVVQELGENALGLEFTIKPQAEFFKKHQTTININTSIVTGKDAFSLSRINPFDTQTDTARYFREHYIDISHKFNKKFKAMLGFQYINYNQQLFELKDNSYDYVTAKTYFGEMTYKLTPTKSVRVEAQYLQTKQDLGSFINGTVELNIAPHYSFSIGDMVNVDRVQRNTQASSTDLVHYWNVFSSYTYKTTRLTAGYIKQVEGVNCTGGVCRVEPAFSGVRVTLQTNF, translated from the coding sequence ATGAATAAATATTTACTTACTACAATCAGTTTACTATTTTGTATAAGCCTATCATTTGCACAGGAAACGGATGACAAAAAAGACAAGGGTGAATTTTCCGGTAATTTCCAAAACACCAACCAATTCTATGTTCGCGATAGTACCATTGGTGCCACCACAACCCAATACCAACGGCAGCTTTCGAGTAGCGATGCATGGTTATTTTTAAGTTATAAATACAAAGGTTTTAAGTTTAATGTACGTTACGATGTATTCAACAACTCACCTTTGTTTGACCCGCAACAAGCCTTTACCCAAAGTGGTATTGGAATGTGGAATATCAGCAAGGACATTGATAAGTTTAACGTGACGGTTGGTTATTTTTACGACCAGTTTGGAACAGGAATGGTATTCAGAGCCTTTGAGGACAGAAACTTAGGACTTGACTTTGCCATTAATGGCGCACGCGTTATATGGACACCCAGTACCAATACTACTATTAAAGCCTTTACTGGTTTACAAAAATTCAGGTTTGATATAAGGCCTGAAGTAATAAAAGGAATAAATGCCGAACACCGCATAGAGTTTACCGAGAATTTTAATATAGAACCGGGTGCCAGTATTGTAAACAGAACCATTGACCCTAATACTATGAACAGCATTACAGGTGCTATTAACAGCTATAAACTGGAAGATCGGTTTGTACCTACTTACAATGTGTTTTTAGGCAACGTTTACACTACTTTAAACTACAAAGACTTCAGTTGGTACGTGGAGTACTGTCAAAAGAGCAAAGAAGCTTTTAACAACCAGAAAACAGGCTTAATGGAATTGCGCGATGGAAGAGTGTATTATACCAGCATGTCTTACTCAACCAAAGGTTTGGGTATTAACGCGCAATACAAACGCATCGAATCTTTCTCATTCAGAACCTCGCCATTGGAAAATTTGAATTTAGGTATGATAGCTTACCTGCCTAGCTTAACTCGTCAAAACACCTATAGACTATTGGCCCGCTACAATGCAGTGGTGCAGGAGTTAGGCGAAAATGCATTAGGCTTAGAGTTTACTATAAAACCACAAGCTGAATTCTTTAAAAAGCACCAAACCACTATAAACATTAACACCAGTATAGTAACAGGTAAGGATGCTTTTAGCTTAAGCCGTATCAATCCATTCGATACTCAAACCGACACAGCCCGTTATTTCAGGGAACATTATATTGATATCTCGCACAAGTTTAATAAAAAATTCAAAGCCATGTTAGGCTTTCAATACATTAACTACAACCAACAATTATTTGAGTTAAAAGACAACAGTTACGACTACGTTACAGCTAAAACTTATTTTGGCGAAATGACTTATAAACTAACACCTACCAAATCAGTAAGAGTAGAAGCACAATACTTGCAAACAAAACAAGACTTGGGTAGTTTTATTAATGGTACTGTTGAGTTAAATATTGCTCCGCATTACTCATTTAGTATAGGCGACATGGTGAATGTAGACAGGGTACAGCGTAATACACAAGCCAGTAGTACTGACCTGGTACATTACTGGAATGTATTCAGCAGTTATACTTATAAAACAACCCGTTTAACTGCCGGTTATATTAAACAGGTAGAAGGTGTAAACTGTACAGGTGGTGTGTGCCGCGTAGAGCCGGCATTTAGTGGAGTTAGAGTAACATTACAAACCAATTTTTAA
- a CDS encoding ribonuclease HII: MALTKFYQTDVLEAGCDEAGRGCLAGPVYAAAVILDKNKRIKYLDDSKKLTHVQREEIRFEIEEKALAWAVASFTIEQIDEVNILKASFLSMHKAIDILTVKPEHLIIDGNRFIPYQNIKHTCIVKGDAKFQSIAAASILAKTHRDELMLKYHHEFPHYAWNENKGYPTIKHRTAIEKHGITPYHRKTFRLLKEQLELF; this comes from the coding sequence ATGGCCCTAACCAAATTTTACCAAACTGACGTTTTAGAAGCAGGCTGCGATGAAGCGGGCCGTGGTTGCTTAGCAGGACCTGTATATGCAGCGGCTGTAATTTTAGATAAAAACAAACGCATTAAATACCTTGACGACTCAAAAAAACTAACCCATGTACAACGCGAAGAAATACGTTTTGAAATTGAAGAAAAAGCGCTAGCCTGGGCTGTAGCAAGCTTTACTATTGAGCAAATAGACGAAGTAAATATTTTAAAAGCTTCATTTTTAAGCATGCACAAAGCCATTGATATTTTAACAGTAAAACCTGAACATTTAATTATTGATGGCAACCGCTTTATTCCTTACCAAAACATAAAACATACTTGTATTGTAAAAGGGGATGCAAAGTTTCAAAGCATAGCCGCTGCATCTATTTTAGCTAAAACACACCGCGATGAATTAATGCTCAAATACCACCATGAATTTCCGCATTATGCATGGAACGAAAACAAAGGCTACCCTACTATAAAACACCGTACAGCTATTGAAAAACATGGCATTACGCCATACCATAGAAAAACATTCAGGTTGCTAAAAGAACAATTAGAGTTGTTTTAA
- the rlmD gene encoding 23S rRNA (uracil(1939)-C(5))-methyltransferase RlmD, which translates to MGKRKFKPYVLENIEIVSAGSEGKAIARHEGQVIFVDFAVPGDVVDLYVHQKKKTHSFARIEKINTPSPERIEPFCSHFGICGGCKWQHMGYDTQLKYKQQQVIDAFERIGKFPFPTPEKIIGSDKTQYYRNKLEFSFTDKKWLETLDNKDDLSVAEHKGLGFHMPGKFDKILDVQKCYLMDDLHNEIRNSIKAFCVTNEFDFFNARSQEGFMRNMILRNTSLGEWMLIVIFKQYEEEKINLLMEFLKNTFPQITSLLYVVNGKMNDTIHDLEVKLYAGKPCMVEQLEDLKFNVQPKSFFQTNTEQTFNLYNEARKMANLQGNEIVYDLYTGVGSIANFVARQAKSVIGIEYVEQAIVDAKENAAINNITNTHFYAGDMKDILTDELIAKHGQPNVIITDPPRAGMHPDVITQLLAVKAARIVYVSCNPASQARDIAMMQDVYEVKKVQAVDMFPHTHHVECVTLLELK; encoded by the coding sequence TTGGGTAAAAGAAAATTTAAACCATACGTTTTAGAAAACATTGAAATAGTAAGTGCAGGCAGCGAAGGCAAGGCTATAGCGAGGCATGAGGGGCAAGTTATATTTGTTGATTTTGCCGTGCCCGGTGATGTGGTAGATTTATACGTACATCAAAAAAAGAAAACGCATTCATTTGCCCGTATTGAAAAAATAAATACCCCTTCGCCTGAACGTATTGAGCCATTTTGCTCACACTTTGGTATATGTGGTGGTTGTAAGTGGCAGCACATGGGCTACGACACGCAGCTTAAGTACAAGCAGCAACAGGTTATTGATGCTTTTGAACGTATAGGTAAGTTTCCTTTTCCTACTCCTGAAAAAATTATAGGCTCTGATAAAACACAGTATTATAGAAATAAATTAGAGTTTAGTTTTACTGATAAAAAGTGGTTGGAAACACTGGATAATAAAGATGATTTAAGTGTAGCTGAACACAAAGGTTTGGGCTTTCATATGCCGGGTAAATTCGATAAGATTTTAGATGTACAAAAATGTTATTTAATGGACGATTTGCACAATGAAATAAGAAACAGTATCAAAGCATTTTGTGTAACCAACGAATTTGATTTTTTCAATGCCCGCAGCCAAGAAGGTTTTATGCGCAATATGATTTTGCGTAATACTAGTTTGGGTGAATGGATGTTGATTGTTATTTTTAAGCAATACGAGGAAGAGAAGATTAATTTATTGATGGAATTTTTGAAAAATACTTTTCCTCAAATTACTTCTTTGCTATATGTGGTTAATGGTAAAATGAACGATACCATTCATGATTTAGAAGTAAAGCTATATGCAGGTAAACCTTGCATGGTAGAGCAGCTGGAAGATTTAAAATTCAATGTGCAACCTAAATCGTTTTTTCAAACCAATACAGAACAAACATTTAACTTGTATAATGAAGCCCGTAAAATGGCCAACTTACAAGGCAATGAAATAGTGTACGATTTATATACCGGAGTTGGTTCTATAGCAAACTTTGTAGCCCGACAAGCTAAATCGGTAATCGGTATAGAGTATGTAGAACAAGCTATTGTTGATGCCAAAGAAAATGCTGCTATAAACAATATTACTAATACGCATTTTTATGCAGGCGATATGAAGGATATTTTAACCGATGAGTTAATTGCCAAACATGGCCAGCCGAATGTAATTATAACCGATCCGCCACGTGCTGGTATGCACCCTGATGTAATCACACAGTTACTGGCTGTAAAGGCGGCACGTATTGTTTATGTGAGTTGTAATCCGGCCAGTCAGGCTCGCGATATTGCTATGATGCAGGATGTGTATGAAGTGAAAAAAGTACAGGCGGTTGATATGTTTCCGCATACGCACCATGTGGAATGTGTTACTTTGTTGGAACTGAAATAA
- a CDS encoding electron transfer flavoprotein subunit alpha/FixB family protein, with the protein MNILVFAEQIDGSFKKSAFEAVSYASQIAQAHSGNVTAVVPGNVADDKLAELANFGASKIVSIKHDKLNGFNAETYAKVICNTATSENSGIVVISNTYSGKSVAPRVAARLKAGIASGVISMPNTSNGFVVRRGVFSGKAFADVNLTTDVKVLAITPNTFNTIENKQAVNIINAESGLADTDFTTQSVEINRVTGKIPLTEAEIVVSGGRGLKGPENWHLVEDLATALGAATACSKPVSDMHWRPHSEHVGQTGITIKPNLYFAIGISGAIQHLAGVSSSKVIVAINKDPEAPFFKAADYGIVGDAFEIMPKIIEAAKAFKNS; encoded by the coding sequence ATGAATATATTAGTATTTGCAGAACAAATTGATGGTAGCTTTAAAAAATCGGCTTTTGAAGCAGTAAGTTATGCCAGCCAAATAGCACAAGCACATAGTGGAAATGTTACTGCTGTGGTGCCGGGTAATGTAGCTGATGATAAATTAGCGGAATTAGCCAATTTTGGTGCAAGCAAAATAGTAAGTATTAAACACGATAAATTAAACGGTTTTAACGCTGAAACGTATGCAAAAGTAATTTGCAATACAGCAACAAGTGAAAACTCAGGTATAGTAGTTATTTCAAATACCTATTCAGGTAAATCAGTTGCGCCACGTGTAGCTGCCCGCTTAAAAGCAGGCATAGCCAGTGGGGTTATTTCAATGCCTAATACAAGCAATGGTTTTGTAGTACGCAGAGGTGTGTTTTCAGGAAAAGCTTTTGCTGATGTAAACTTAACAACTGATGTAAAAGTATTGGCTATTACACCTAATACTTTTAATACTATTGAAAACAAACAAGCAGTTAATATTATCAATGCTGAATCAGGTTTAGCTGATACTGATTTTACAACACAATCAGTAGAAATAAACAGGGTTACCGGTAAAATACCTTTAACTGAAGCTGAAATAGTAGTAAGTGGTGGCCGTGGTTTAAAAGGTCCTGAAAACTGGCATTTAGTAGAAGATTTAGCTACTGCTTTAGGCGCAGCTACTGCTTGTAGCAAACCGGTGAGCGATATGCACTGGAGACCACATAGCGAACACGTTGGTCAAACAGGTATTACCATTAAGCCTAATTTATATTTTGCTATTGGTATTTCAGGTGCTATTCAGCATTTAGCCGGAGTTAGCTCAAGTAAAGTAATTGTAGCTATTAACAAAGATCCTGAAGCTCCTTTCTTTAAAGCGGCTGACTACGGTATAGTAGGCGATGCTTTTGAAATTATGCCTAAAATTATTGAAGCAGCTAAAGCTTTTAAGAATAGCTAA
- a CDS encoding electron transfer flavoprotein subunit beta/FixA family protein yields the protein MKILVCVSNVPDTTTKVTFTENNTQFNTGGVQFIINPYDELSLTRALEITEKQGGTVTTVTVGLADTEASIRKALAIGANDAVRINAAPTDAYFVAEQIAAYAKAENFDLIFTGRESIDYNGGQVCGLLAEMLGLPSVNVITSIEVEGGKATMERDIDGGKEKVSANLPLVVSAQKELTEPRIPNMRGIMAARTKPLKVVEPAGVAATSATVGFELPAPKGSVKLISVEDAGSIIGILHNEAKII from the coding sequence ATGAAGATATTGGTTTGTGTAAGCAATGTGCCTGACACCACAACAAAAGTAACGTTTACTGAAAATAATACCCAATTTAATACAGGAGGAGTTCAGTTTATTATAAATCCTTATGATGAACTTTCATTAACACGTGCTTTAGAAATAACTGAAAAACAAGGTGGAACTGTAACAACTGTTACTGTAGGTTTAGCCGATACGGAAGCAAGTATTCGTAAAGCTCTGGCTATTGGTGCTAACGATGCTGTTAGAATTAACGCAGCACCAACCGATGCTTATTTTGTGGCCGAGCAAATTGCGGCTTACGCTAAAGCCGAAAATTTTGATTTGATATTTACAGGCCGCGAAAGTATTGATTACAATGGTGGTCAGGTTTGTGGCTTATTGGCTGAAATGCTTGGTTTACCTTCGGTAAATGTTATTACAAGTATTGAAGTTGAAGGTGGAAAAGCTACTATGGAGCGCGATATTGATGGTGGAAAAGAAAAAGTAAGCGCTAATTTACCCTTGGTAGTAAGTGCTCAAAAAGAACTAACAGAGCCTCGTATCCCTAATATGCGTGGTATTATGGCCGCCCGTACCAAACCATTAAAAGTAGTTGAGCCTGCAGGTGTAGCCGCTACCAGTGCAACTGTTGGTTTCGAATTACCTGCTCCAAAAGGTTCAGTAAAGTTAATATCAGTAGAAGATGCCGGTTCAATTATTGGCATTTTACATAACGAAGCGAAGATTATTTAA
- a CDS encoding enoyl-CoA hydratase-related protein: MSYETILFEQNEGVATLTLNRPDVFNAFNEQQSFDVIDALKKCAKDKTIRVLVITGAGKAFCSGQDLKSIAGAENRSLRESIDKRYNPMIKAIRNLPIPVICRLNGVAAGAGCSLALACDMIVASENATLIEVFINVGLVLDSGSSYFLPRLVGSARAFELSTMGTKVTAQQAFDWGMVNRICKLEELDVEVKKITDYYAAAPTKAIGLMKKMLNKSFNSDLDTMLEYEAYCQEIAGRSKDNKEGVKAFIEKRKPNFTGE; the protein is encoded by the coding sequence ATGAGTTACGAAACAATTTTATTTGAGCAAAACGAGGGTGTGGCTACGTTAACATTAAACAGACCTGATGTGTTTAATGCTTTTAATGAACAACAAAGTTTTGATGTAATTGATGCATTGAAAAAATGTGCTAAAGATAAAACAATTAGGGTATTAGTAATTACAGGAGCAGGCAAAGCTTTTTGTAGCGGCCAAGATTTAAAATCAATAGCGGGTGCTGAAAACCGTAGCTTACGCGAGAGTATAGATAAACGTTATAATCCAATGATTAAAGCCATTCGCAATTTACCTATCCCGGTAATTTGCAGGCTAAATGGTGTAGCTGCCGGAGCAGGTTGCTCATTGGCTTTGGCTTGCGATATGATTGTAGCCAGTGAAAATGCTACTTTAATTGAAGTATTTATCAATGTAGGTTTGGTATTGGATTCAGGCTCATCGTATTTCTTACCACGTTTAGTTGGTTCGGCCAGGGCATTTGAATTAAGTACCATGGGTACTAAAGTAACTGCACAACAAGCTTTTGATTGGGGTATGGTTAACCGTATTTGTAAGTTAGAAGAACTGGATGTTGAAGTAAAAAAGATAACGGATTATTATGCAGCAGCACCTACTAAAGCTATAGGGTTAATGAAAAAAATGTTGAACAAATCGTTTAACAGTGATTTAGATACTATGCTTGAATATGAGGCTTATTGCCAGGAAATAGCGGGCCGCAGCAAAGACAATAAAGAAGGGGTGAAGGCTTTTATTGAAAAGCGTAAACCTAACTTTACCGGTGAATAG
- a CDS encoding response regulator yields MKPIKRLTLIDDDEVFVFLTKKIIEQTNLVDLIKVFGNGLDAINFLKENKGNVEALPEVILLDLSMPIMDGWQFLEEYTMLNPFVGKKILIYICSSSISPADVARAKSITAVSDYIVKPITKDKLLEVIKSL; encoded by the coding sequence ATGAAACCAATTAAAAGACTTACCCTGATAGACGATGATGAAGTTTTTGTTTTTTTAACCAAAAAAATTATTGAACAAACGAACTTAGTTGATCTTATAAAAGTTTTTGGCAATGGTTTAGATGCGATTAATTTTTTAAAAGAAAATAAAGGTAATGTAGAGGCTCTTCCTGAAGTTATTTTGCTAGACTTAAGTATGCCTATAATGGATGGTTGGCAGTTTTTAGAAGAGTACACCATGCTAAACCCTTTTGTAGGAAAAAAAATTCTCATTTATATTTGTTCTTCATCCATATCACCTGCAGATGTGGCACGCGCAAAATCAATTACCGCTGTTTCTGACTATATAGTTAAACCTATTACCAAAGATAAACTGTTGGAAGTAATTAAGAGTTTATAG
- a CDS encoding phosphatase, translated as MKFGAIDIGSNAVRLQIVRVNENTNDLDVYKKLEFIRVPIRLGDDAFKHKKISKEKRKIFMKSMAAFKLVMDAFGVDYYMACATSAMREAKNGQKIVDKVYDKYNLKINIISGVRESEIILNSIKTYFKPEQNYLTIDVGGGSTEMTVIVKGKPVNSVSFDIGTVRMVDGAVKEKTWQTIEHWVKHKTAEIPNLEAVVTSGTINKISNMLNPADPEYFTRKQLKDFHRKVSKMSIEERMDQLKLNPDRADIIDISADIYLRILNWCNIETIHAPNAGLKDGMLNELYEKYY; from the coding sequence ATGAAATTTGGTGCTATTGATATTGGTTCAAATGCGGTGCGCTTGCAAATAGTACGCGTAAATGAAAATACAAACGACCTTGATGTTTATAAAAAACTAGAGTTTATACGTGTACCTATACGGTTAGGTGATGATGCGTTTAAACATAAAAAGATAAGCAAAGAGAAACGCAAAATTTTCATGAAATCTATGGCGGCCTTTAAACTGGTCATGGATGCTTTTGGTGTGGATTACTACATGGCCTGTGCTACCAGTGCCATGCGCGAAGCTAAAAATGGACAAAAAATAGTAGATAAAGTTTATGATAAGTATAACTTAAAAATAAATATTATTTCTGGTGTAAGAGAGAGTGAAATAATACTGAACTCTATAAAAACTTATTTTAAACCGGAGCAAAATTATTTAACTATTGATGTAGGAGGGGGCAGTACTGAAATGACTGTAATAGTGAAAGGTAAACCGGTTAATTCCGTGAGTTTTGATATTGGTACGGTACGTATGGTTGATGGCGCTGTAAAAGAAAAAACATGGCAAACTATTGAGCATTGGGTAAAACATAAAACAGCCGAAATTCCTAATTTAGAGGCAGTAGTAACCAGTGGTACTATTAATAAAATATCCAATATGTTAAACCCTGCCGACCCTGAGTATTTTACCCGTAAGCAGTTAAAGGATTTTCATAGAAAGGTAAGTAAAATGAGCATTGAGGAACGCATGGATCAATTAAAGTTAAATCCTGACAGGGCTGATATTATTGATATATCGGCCGATATTTATTTACGCATTTTAAACTGGTGTAATATTGAAACTATACATGCACCTAATGCCGGTTTAAAAGATGGTATGCTCAATGAGTTATACGAAAAATATTATTAG
- a CDS encoding PAS domain-containing sensor histidine kinase — translation MKELADYKYALDESAIVAITDPKGIIIHANDNFCKISKYSREELLGQDHRIINSGYHPKEMIRDLWVTIANGKIWRGELKNKAKDGSVYWVDTTIVPFLNQEGKPYQYVAIRSDITLRKQGEEKLLKYSNALEFKNTQLVDFCNIVSHNLRAPLINISMLIDFIEQCKTEEDRAEGQAKIKPVINHLLEVFNELVESIQVKQDTAIEQTQIDLASCLKHTLIGFETQIKDYDATITANFEEAPVINFPQKYIDSILTNLISNALKYKASERKPIIHVKTEKRSHAVLLTVADNGLGIDLAMHKNHVFKIRKTFHRHPDAKGFGLFMIKTQVEAMGGEIWVESEVEKGTTFFVEFKTHNYETN, via the coding sequence ATGAAAGAACTTGCCGACTATAAATATGCATTGGATGAATCGGCTATTGTGGCCATAACTGACCCTAAGGGTATTATTATACATGCCAACGATAATTTTTGTAAAATTTCTAAATATAGCCGTGAAGAGTTATTAGGCCAAGACCACCGTATTATCAATTCAGGCTACCATCCAAAAGAAATGATACGAGACTTATGGGTAACCATAGCCAATGGTAAAATTTGGAGAGGCGAGTTAAAAAACAAAGCAAAGGATGGCAGTGTATATTGGGTTGATACTACTATTGTTCCTTTTTTAAACCAAGAAGGTAAGCCTTACCAATATGTGGCTATTCGCTCTGATATAACCCTGCGTAAACAAGGAGAAGAAAAATTATTAAAATACTCCAATGCCCTGGAATTTAAAAATACCCAATTGGTTGATTTTTGCAATATTGTTTCTCATAATTTAAGGGCGCCATTAATCAATATCTCCATGCTTATTGATTTTATTGAACAATGTAAAACCGAAGAGGATAGGGCAGAAGGTCAGGCTAAAATAAAACCCGTAATCAACCATTTACTGGAAGTGTTTAATGAATTGGTTGAATCAATACAAGTAAAACAGGATACAGCAATAGAACAAACTCAAATTGATTTAGCCAGTTGTTTGAAACATACATTGATTGGATTTGAAACACAAATAAAAGATTATGATGCCACCATAACGGCTAACTTTGAGGAGGCTCCTGTTATAAATTTCCCTCAAAAATATATTGATAGTATATTGACCAATTTAATTAGCAATGCTTTAAAATATAAAGCAAGTGAGCGTAAACCAATTATTCATGTAAAAACCGAAAAAAGAAGCCATGCTGTTTTGTTAACCGTTGCCGATAATGGTTTAGGAATAGATTTAGCCATGCACAAAAACCATGTATTTAAAATACGTAAAACTTTTCACAGGCACCCTGATGCCAAAGGGTTTGGTTTGTTTATGATTAAAACCCAGGTGGAAGCAATGGGTGGAGAAATATGGGTGGAAAGTGAAGTGGAAAAAGGCACCACATTTTTTGTTGAATTTAAAACACATAATTATGAAACCAATTAA
- a CDS encoding PaaI family thioesterase codes for MNKHLAFLQECIGSSTSDKGMGAVSKWINGTLLFAEEGHLKFAFVVEETWLNPAKTFHGGMAATLIDDVMGVTIYSLGSEIFYSTVNLNLDYLSFALAGDTITVEARVVRKGIAVIHIEAFIYKRNKLLVKATSNVVSSGKKVF; via the coding sequence ATGAATAAACATTTAGCATTTTTACAGGAATGTATTGGCAGCAGTACCAGCGACAAAGGAATGGGTGCGGTAAGCAAATGGATTAACGGTACTTTACTATTTGCTGAAGAAGGACACTTGAAGTTTGCCTTTGTGGTAGAAGAAACATGGCTTAATCCTGCTAAAACATTTCATGGTGGAATGGCTGCTACTTTAATAGATGATGTAATGGGTGTAACCATTTACAGTTTAGGCAGCGAAATATTTTACTCAACAGTTAATTTAAACCTTGATTATTTATCGTTTGCCTTAGCAGGCGATACTATTACTGTAGAGGCCAGGGTAGTACGCAAAGGAATTGCTGTTATTCATATTGAAGCATTTATATATAAGCGTAATAAGCTGCTGGTAAAGGCCACCTCCAATGTAGTAAGCAGTGGTAAAAAAGTGTTTTAA
- a CDS encoding OmpA family protein produces the protein MLLFFISSKSQNLIPNPGFENRLKDGTPSHWTQPKEDFYHYELQRIDTNGTVIPNYVHGLCTIMPLPSEYLCVKLKKPVEAGKTYHMRVKTYVKNESWNKIEQLRYFECAVLPYYEQVSPVRIRIKAEPLASFTIDTNPERLRPFWQYHYLTFTAKTSGDYFYLGRFHNEFSYSLYDSLVNIKTRLIKERDSLIAYVKDTFAHRKLELPEPTENRRELKKQKRLMFNFIATNRKEQQQIITQIHKDLNAVFDTINQTYLDPYYFHVRLYYDDLCLAEVRNDSSCDCKDTMYNYKPVFEVGKTYALRNINFELDKSILLKQSYTELNNLLNIMREYPKMIIKIMGHTDNQNSDHYNIKLSNNRAKACVNYLIQKGIKPNRLQWQGYGERLPIATNDTETGKAANRRVEFKVLKVE, from the coding sequence ATGCTCTTATTTTTTATAAGCAGTAAAAGTCAGAATTTAATACCAAACCCCGGTTTTGAAAACCGCCTTAAAGATGGCACACCAAGCCACTGGACACAACCCAAAGAAGATTTTTACCACTACGAGTTACAACGTATTGATACCAACGGAACAGTAATACCCAACTATGTACATGGGCTTTGCACCATTATGCCTTTGCCCAGTGAGTACCTTTGCGTTAAGTTGAAAAAGCCCGTAGAAGCAGGCAAAACATACCACATGCGTGTAAAAACATATGTAAAAAACGAATCGTGGAATAAAATAGAACAACTACGTTATTTTGAGTGTGCTGTTTTACCTTATTACGAACAAGTAAGTCCAGTAAGAATACGCATTAAAGCAGAGCCTTTAGCCAGTTTTACTATTGATACCAATCCGGAGCGTTTACGTCCTTTTTGGCAATACCATTACCTTACTTTTACTGCTAAAACTTCCGGTGATTATTTTTATTTAGGGCGTTTTCATAACGAGTTTTCTTATAGCTTATATGATAGTTTAGTAAATATAAAAACGCGTTTAATTAAAGAACGCGATTCATTAATAGCCTATGTTAAAGATACTTTTGCTCACCGTAAACTGGAACTCCCTGAGCCAACGGAAAACAGGCGGGAATTAAAAAAACAAAAACGTTTGATGTTTAATTTTATTGCTACTAACCGAAAAGAACAACAGCAAATTATTACCCAAATACACAAAGATTTAAATGCCGTTTTCGACACCATCAATCAAACCTATCTCGATCCCTATTATTTTCATGTCCGTTTGTATTACGATGATTTGTGTTTAGCCGAAGTACGTAATGATAGTAGCTGTGACTGTAAGGATACCATGTATAATTACAAGCCTGTATTTGAAGTAGGTAAAACGTATGCTTTACGCAATATCAATTTTGAATTAGATAAATCAATACTCCTGAAACAATCGTACACCGAGTTGAATAATCTATTGAATATTATGCGTGAGTATCCCAAAATGATTATAAAAATAATGGGCCATACTGACAACCAAAACTCCGATCACTACAATATAAAACTATCCAATAATCGTGCTAAAGCTTGTGTGAATTACTTAATACAAAAAGGCATTAAACCCAACAGGCTACAATGGCAAGGTTATGGCGAGCGTTTACCCATAGCTACCAACGATACAGAAACAGGTAAAGCCGCTAACCGAAGAGTAGAATTTAAAGTATTAAAAGTAGAGTAA